The following coding sequences are from one Paenibacillus tundrae window:
- a CDS encoding nitroreductase family protein: MSKSIQTGNAVIEAIKNRRTVKKFKKDAVPTDKIIELLEAAVWAPNHKLREPWRFLLFTGDGRKKLAQAIDAEMGEDNKFSANIKQVPAVMLVVLEEDPRQNIWDEDFAAVSALVQNFLLAAWSEEIGTFWVTKPFLYAPKFRKPLGIEADEKIIGMIYMGYPDVIPSAKERTSAKEKLTLFE, from the coding sequence ATGAGCAAATCAATTCAGACAGGAAACGCGGTCATTGAGGCGATTAAAAATCGCCGAACGGTCAAAAAATTCAAAAAAGACGCGGTGCCAACAGATAAAATTATTGAATTATTAGAAGCAGCCGTATGGGCTCCTAATCATAAACTGCGCGAACCTTGGCGGTTCCTTTTATTTACTGGGGATGGCCGCAAAAAGCTAGCTCAGGCAATTGATGCTGAGATGGGAGAGGACAATAAATTCTCAGCTAATATTAAGCAGGTTCCTGCGGTGATGTTGGTTGTACTGGAAGAGGATCCGCGCCAAAATATTTGGGATGAGGATTTTGCTGCGGTTAGCGCGCTCGTACAGAACTTTTTACTTGCAGCCTGGAGTGAAGAGATTGGCACATTCTGGGTAACGAAACCATTTTTATATGCTCCCAAATTTCGTAAACCACTCGGCATTGAAGCAGACGAAAAGATTATTGGCATGATCTATATGGGGTACCCGGATGTTATTCCTTCAGCTAAAGAACGTACATCTGCAAAAGAAAAGCTGACTCTATTTGAATAA